A window of Pelomonas sp. SE-A7 genomic DNA:
CCGGTCCGTTGGAGAACACACGCCAGTGGTGGTAGGTCTCGGAGGCCTGCGAGAAGCACAGAGCCAGCACCGACTTGAGCGCCCGACGCTCCTTGTAGACCGACATGAAGAACGAGTCGTTCTTGTCGTCCCAGGTCTTGGGGTCCAGCAGGGTCAGCTGCTGGTTGCTCAGCAGATGCAGCAGGGCCGGCAGGTCGGTGTAGCGCCGCAGGTGTTTGGGCGCCCTGGTCTTTTGTTCTTCGTTCAAGTCCCGTCCCCCGTGCTGTCTGGCGCCGCGGCTCAGCGGCCGGCGCTGCTCACGCCACGGTTGGCCAGTTCATCGGCGCGCTCGTTGCCCGGGTCGCCGGCATGGCCCTTGACCCAGCGCCATTCGACCTCGTGCAGCTTGCACAGCGCGTCCAGGCGCTGCCACAGCTCCACGTTCTTGACCGGCTTGCCGTCGGCGGTCTTCCAGCCACGGCGCTGCCAGCCCGAGATCCATTCGGTCATGCCCTTGCGGACATATTCGCTGTCGGTATAGATGGTGATCTTGCAGCTGCGCTTGAGCGAGGCCAGCGCCTCGATAGGGGCGGTCAGCTCCATGCGGTTGTTGGTGGTACCGGCCTCGCCGCCCCACAACTCCTTTTCATGGCCGCCCGAGCTGAGCCAGGCGCCCCAGCCGCCGGGGCCGGGATTGCCCTTGCAGGCGCCGTCGGTGTAGATCGTGACCGCCGGCTTGGGCATGGCGGCGGGCTTGGGGGAAACAGTTTCGTTCATCGGTGCGTCGTCGTCTGTCGGTGTTGGGTGGCGACGGCCGGAGCCGTCTGCGGCGCAGCGGCCCGCTTGCTGCGCTTGGCAAGGCCCACGAGGCGCATGCCGTGGACCTTCTTGGTGGCCATGACGAAATAGACCGCGCCGAGCACCGGCCACCAGCGCGAGCCTATGCGTTCTATCCAGGACCAGCGTTCCAGCCAGCGCTCGCTCTTCAGCGGCGGACGGTAGGCGCCGAACTGGGCAGCCTCGACCTCGAAGCCGAGCAGGCGCAGCCAGTCGCGCAGCCGCCAGTAGCCTATGAACTCGCCGGTGCGCGGCATGAACAGCGGTCGGCGCGGGCCACCCGTCAGGCGGCCGAGATTCTGCCGCAAGCCCCAGAGGCTGGCGGGGTTGAAACCGTTGATCACCACGCGGCCTTCGGGCCTGAGCACTCGCTCGACCTCGCGCAGCGTCTGGTGCGGGTCGCGCGAAAGCTCCAGCGCATGCGGCAGCATGATCAGGTCCAGGCTGTTCGATTCGAAAGGCAGGGCGTCGAAGTCGCAGCGCAGCACGGTGGTGCCGGCGATCTGCTGCCCCAGCGCGTCCTGGGCCAGCCAGCGGTGCGGCATGCGGTTGGCGCGCAGCGCCTCAAGCTCCGGCAGGCCAAGCTGCAAGGCATGAAAGCCGAACAGGTCGACCACGGCCGCGTCCAGGCGCTGCTGCTCCCAGTCCAGCAGATAGCGGCCCGGCGGGGTTTGCAGCCAGTCGGCCAACTCTACAATCGCGGCGTCACGCGTCATACATGAAACTCGTCGCCCTCCCCGCCTTCTCCGACAACTACATCTGGATGCTCCACGACGGCTCTCGAGCCCTGGTGGTCGATCCGGGTGAAGCAGCGCCCGTGCAAGCGGCGCTGACCCGGGCGGGCCTCAAGCTCGCGGGCATTCTAGTGACCCATCACCATGCCGATCATGTCGGCGGCCTGGCCGACCTGCGCTCGCAGTTCGACGGCCCGGTGATAGGCCCGGCGGCCGAGCAGATCGCCGGCATCGACCTCGAGGTCGCCGAGGGCGACCAGGTCGAGATGCTGGACCAGCGCTTCGAGGTGCTGGACGTGCCCGGCCACACGGCCGGCCACATCGCCTTCCTGCTGCGCGAGCCCAGCGACGGCAGCGCGCCCATCCTGTTCTGCGGCGACACCTTGTTCTCGGGCGGCTGCGGCCGGCTGTTCGAAGGCACGCCGGCCCAGATGGTGCAGTCGCTGGACAGGCTGATCGCCCTGCCGGCCGAGACGCGGGTCTGCTGCGCCCATGAATACACGCTGTCGAACCTGCGCTTCGCCCAGGCGGTGGAGCCGGGCAATGCCGATCTGGCCGCCTATGTCGATTGGTGTCAGGCGCAGCGCGCCAAGTCGCTGCCCACGCTGCCGTCCAGCATAGGCACCGAGCGGCGCATCAATCCCTTCCTGCGCTGCACCGAGCCTGAGGTCCGAGCCAGTGCATTGCAACAGCAACCTCCCCTTGCCGACGACGCCGACCGCGTCGCGGTGTTCGCCACCCTGCGGCAATGGAAGAACGAGTTCCGATGAGCTGGATGAACAAGACCCTAAGCCATAGCAAGCCCGCCCTGCGCCCCCTCTGCCTCGCCCTGGCCGCCACGCTGCTCAGCGCTTGCGCCAGCACCCAAGCCCCGATCCCCATCTCCGTCCCGCCGCAAGCGGCCACGCCGGTGGTCAGCTTTGCCGCCGTTGAAGCCCCTGTCGTGCAGCCCACTGCGGCTCCCATGGTGGTCAAGCCGGCGCCCGACACCCAGCTGCTGGAAGACAGCCTCAACCCAGGACGCAAGATCGACCTCGACGCGCCCGCCGTTCATGCCGACATCTGGGCCCGGCTGCGCCAGGGCTTTGCGATGCCCGAGCTGGACAACGAGGGCGTGCGCCGCGCCGAGTTCTGGTACAGCGAGCGGCCCGATTACGTGGCCCGCATGACCGAGCGCGGCAGCCGCTACCTGTTCCACATCGTCGAGGAGCTGGAGAAGCGCGGCATGCCCACCGAGCTGGCCCTGCTGCCCTTCGTCGAAAGCGCCTTCGTCACCGACGCCAAGTCGCGCGCCAAGGCCGTGGGCATGTGGCAGTTCATGCCGGCCACCGGCCGCGACTTCGCGCTGAAGCAGAACATCTTCCGCGACGACCGCCGCGACGTGCTGGCCTCGACTCGCGCCGCGCTGGACTACCTGGAACGGCTGCACAGGAAATTCGGCGATTGGCATCTCGCGCTGGCCGCCTACAACTGGGGCCAGGGCAATGTGGCCAAGGCCATCGCCCGCAACGAGAAGGCCGGCCTGGCCACCGACTACGAGAGTCTCAAGATGCCCGACGAGACTCGCTACTACATCCCCAAGCTGCAGGCCGTGAAGAACATCGTCGGCGACCCGGCGCGCTACAGCCTGAGCCTGCCCAAGATTGCCAACCACCCCTACTTCCTCAGCGTCAAGATCGACCGCGACATCGACGTGGACTTGGCCGCTCGGCTGGCGGAGATGGAGCTCGACGAGTTCAAGGCCTTCAACCCGCAGATGAACAAGCCGGTGATCCTCAGCAACGGCACCTCGCAGCTGCTGCTGCCCTTCGACAATGCCGGCCGCTTCGTCACCAACCTGGCCGAGCACCGCGGCCAGTTGGCCAGCTGGACCGCCTGGGTCGTGCCCAAGACCATGAAGCCGGCCGATGCCGCCAAGCAGGTCGGCATGGCCGAGGCCCAGCTGCGCGACATCAACAAGATCCCGCCCAAGATGCTGGTCAAGAGCGGCTCCACCCTGCTGGTGCCGCGCACCGCCAAGCGCGACCAGGACGTGTCCGAGCACCTGGCCGACAACGCCGCCATCAACCTGGCGCCCGACGTGCCGCCGCTGAAGAAGCTGAGCTACAAGACCGGCAAGGGCGAGAGCGTGGCCACGGTGGCCGCCCGCTACAAGCTGCCGGCCAGCCAGGTGGCGCAGTGGAACAGGGTCTCGACCAAGGCCACGTTCAAGCCCGGCCAGCTGGTGACCGTCTACCTGGCCCAGTTGCCGCCGTCGCCGCAGCAACGCGTGGCGAGCAGCAAGAAGGCGCCGGTGCAAAGGCCGGCCAAGGTGGGCGCGGCCCGCAATCCGGTGGCGGCCAAGGCCGGCTGAAGCCGGCCTTGGCCAGCGCCGTTCAGGCGATCAGGAACAGGGCGATGCTGATCACCAGCCCCACCGCCCAGACCGCAGAGCGCAGCAGCGCCTTGTCGGTGACATAGAAGAAGATGTAGGCCAGCCGGGCCAGCACGAAGCCCACGGCCAGGCCGTCGATGCGGCCCTGGGCGGCACCCATCTGCTGGGCGGCGAGCACGCCGGCGATGAACAGGGGCAGCGCCTCGAAGCTGTTTGCCTGCGCCGCATTGGCGCGGGCAGGCCAGCCATCCAGCCTTGCCAGCCAGGCACGCGGATTGTGGTTGTCGAAGCCGCCGTCGCGGCGGCGCTTGCCGAAGCCCTTGGACTTGGCCAGCCAGGCGCAGAACAGCGGCAGCAGGCAGGCCACGATCAGGCAGCCATGGGCAAGGGTCATGCGCATCTCCTAACGTCTGTCCACCAGGGCATGGGCAATGGTGCCCAGGTCCACATATTCCAGCTCGCTGCCTATGGGCACACCGCGCGCCAGCCGCGTGGCGCGCATGCCGCGCGAGCGCAGGGCTTCGCCCAGCACATGGGCCGTGGCCTCGCCCTCGGCGGTGAAGCTGGTGGCGAGGATGACCTCCTCCACCTTGCCGTCCTGCGCGCGCTCCAGCAGCTGCTCGGCGCCGATCTGGCGGGCGCCAATGCCGTCCAGCGGGCTCACGCG
This region includes:
- the rnhA gene encoding ribonuclease HI, with translation MPKPAVTIYTDGACKGNPGPGGWGAWLSSGGHEKELWGGEAGTTNNRMELTAPIEALASLKRSCKITIYTDSEYVRKGMTEWISGWQRRGWKTADGKPVKNVELWQRLDALCKLHEVEWRWVKGHAGDPGNERADELANRGVSSAGR
- a CDS encoding class I SAM-dependent methyltransferase, which gives rise to MTRDAAIVELADWLQTPPGRYLLDWEQQRLDAAVVDLFGFHALQLGLPELEALRANRMPHRWLAQDALGQQIAGTTVLRCDFDALPFESNSLDLIMLPHALELSRDPHQTLREVERVLRPEGRVVINGFNPASLWGLRQNLGRLTGGPRRPLFMPRTGEFIGYWRLRDWLRLLGFEVEAAQFGAYRPPLKSERWLERWSWIERIGSRWWPVLGAVYFVMATKKVHGMRLVGLAKRSKRAAAPQTAPAVATQHRQTTTHR
- the gloB gene encoding hydroxyacylglutathione hydrolase, coding for MKLVALPAFSDNYIWMLHDGSRALVVDPGEAAPVQAALTRAGLKLAGILVTHHHADHVGGLADLRSQFDGPVIGPAAEQIAGIDLEVAEGDQVEMLDQRFEVLDVPGHTAGHIAFLLREPSDGSAPILFCGDTLFSGGCGRLFEGTPAQMVQSLDRLIALPAETRVCCAHEYTLSNLRFAQAVEPGNADLAAYVDWCQAQRAKSLPTLPSSIGTERRINPFLRCTEPEVRASALQQQPPLADDADRVAVFATLRQWKNEFR
- a CDS encoding transglycosylase SLT domain-containing protein — encoded protein: MNKTLSHSKPALRPLCLALAATLLSACASTQAPIPISVPPQAATPVVSFAAVEAPVVQPTAAPMVVKPAPDTQLLEDSLNPGRKIDLDAPAVHADIWARLRQGFAMPELDNEGVRRAEFWYSERPDYVARMTERGSRYLFHIVEELEKRGMPTELALLPFVESAFVTDAKSRAKAVGMWQFMPATGRDFALKQNIFRDDRRDVLASTRAALDYLERLHRKFGDWHLALAAYNWGQGNVAKAIARNEKAGLATDYESLKMPDETRYYIPKLQAVKNIVGDPARYSLSLPKIANHPYFLSVKIDRDIDVDLAARLAEMELDEFKAFNPQMNKPVILSNGTSQLLLPFDNAGRFVTNLAEHRGQLASWTAWVVPKTMKPADAAKQVGMAEAQLRDINKIPPKMLVKSGSTLLVPRTAKRDQDVSEHLADNAAINLAPDVPPLKKLSYKTGKGESVATVAARYKLPASQVAQWNRVSTKATFKPGQLVTVYLAQLPPSPQQRVASSKKAPVQRPAKVGAARNPVAAKAG
- a CDS encoding MAPEG family protein, producing the protein MRMTLAHGCLIVACLLPLFCAWLAKSKGFGKRRRDGGFDNHNPRAWLARLDGWPARANAAQANSFEALPLFIAGVLAAQQMGAAQGRIDGLAVGFVLARLAYIFFYVTDKALLRSAVWAVGLVISIALFLIA